A window of Tautonia plasticadhaerens contains these coding sequences:
- a CDS encoding PhoPQ-activated pathogenicity-related family protein encodes MPRALIAPTLFLLMSGAVKADLTSYVLAPDPSFSWELSKNDTTPTGTVNHIDLTSQTWRGIPWTHQFRIYEPTRVDHEDFMVLFITGGSSRSEHKPSDDLMAFALANAAGCRVAVLPQVPNQPLLGDRYEDDLISETFMNFLKTGEHDWPLLQPMVKSAVRAMDAAQEFAASKGKPVERFVVTGASKRGWTTWLTGAVDDRVAAIAPMVIPTLNMKENVRNQLELWGKYSEQIEDYTRRGLTETFDTEDGRKLWRIVDPYFYLDAIDVPVVQINGTNDRYWAHDSMRFYWDDIRGAKYVVNLPNAGHGLEEHREYAINGVGALVRHVATGQDGPEFSWKTIDGDGEAGLELSTPPGRRPKAVTVWVARSADRDLRDDAYEPSTVEAEGTGGETTWTYRVARPDSGSVAAFFDLTYEIEGIDFHLSTPIHEFRADPAEDTGVGGAD; translated from the coding sequence ATGCCTCGTGCCCTGATCGCCCCCACCTTGTTCTTGCTGATGAGCGGCGCGGTGAAGGCCGACCTCACGTCCTACGTCCTGGCCCCCGACCCCAGCTTCTCCTGGGAGCTCTCGAAGAACGACACGACCCCGACCGGCACCGTCAACCACATCGACCTGACCTCCCAGACCTGGCGGGGGATCCCCTGGACCCACCAGTTCCGCATCTATGAGCCGACCCGGGTCGACCACGAGGATTTCATGGTGCTGTTCATCACCGGCGGGAGCAGCCGGTCGGAGCATAAGCCGTCGGACGACCTCATGGCCTTCGCGTTGGCCAATGCCGCCGGCTGCCGGGTCGCCGTGCTGCCCCAGGTGCCGAATCAGCCCCTACTGGGGGACCGCTACGAGGACGACCTCATCAGCGAGACGTTCATGAACTTCCTCAAGACCGGCGAGCACGACTGGCCGCTCCTGCAACCGATGGTCAAGAGCGCCGTCCGGGCGATGGACGCCGCCCAGGAGTTCGCCGCGTCGAAGGGCAAACCCGTCGAGCGGTTCGTCGTCACCGGGGCGTCGAAGCGGGGCTGGACCACCTGGCTGACCGGCGCCGTCGACGACCGGGTCGCCGCCATCGCCCCGATGGTCATCCCGACCCTGAACATGAAGGAGAACGTCCGGAACCAGCTGGAACTCTGGGGCAAGTACAGCGAGCAGATCGAGGACTACACCCGGAGGGGCCTGACCGAGACCTTCGACACCGAGGACGGCCGCAAGCTCTGGCGGATCGTCGACCCTTATTTCTACCTCGACGCGATCGACGTCCCCGTGGTCCAGATCAACGGCACGAACGACCGCTACTGGGCGCACGACTCGATGCGGTTCTACTGGGACGACATCCGGGGGGCCAAGTACGTCGTCAACCTGCCCAACGCCGGCCACGGGCTGGAGGAGCACCGCGAGTACGCGATCAACGGCGTCGGCGCCCTGGTCCGCCACGTCGCCACCGGCCAGGACGGCCCGGAGTTCTCCTGGAAGACGATCGACGGGGACGGCGAGGCCGGCCTGGAGCTGAGCACCCCCCCCGGCCGACGGCCGAAGGCCGTGACCGTCTGGGTCGCCCGGTCCGCCGACCGCGACCTGCGGGACGACGCCTACGAGCCCTCGACGGTCGAAGCGGAGGGCACCGGGGGCGAGACGACCTGGACCTATCGGGTCGCGCGCCCCGATTCCGGTTCCGTCGCCGCGTTCTTCGACCTGACTTACGAGATCGAGGGGATCGACTTCCACCTCTCCACCCCGATCCACGAATTCCGGGCCGACCCCGCAGAGGACACCGGAGTGGGGGGGGCCGACTGA
- a CDS encoding MOSC domain-containing protein, translating into MGSVVSVNVGRPRLKQWRGRTTSTGIFKAPVAGRVAVRLENLDGDRQADLSVHGGPDKAVYAYPVEHYDAWRADLPGVDLPWGVFGENLSCSGGWLEDGVRIGDRFRIGDAEFEVSQPRLPCAKLNLRFERTDMVKRMLASGRFGFYFRVLREGTVGAGDAMDRIAESPSDLTVAEAARLMAIDRRDPRLLRRAVGVEALPRDWIREFRDRLATLDEEPATPSD; encoded by the coding sequence ATGGGATCGGTCGTCTCGGTCAACGTCGGCCGCCCCCGGCTCAAGCAATGGCGGGGGCGGACCACCTCGACCGGCATCTTCAAGGCGCCGGTCGCGGGCCGGGTCGCCGTCCGGCTCGAGAACCTCGACGGCGACCGCCAGGCCGACCTCTCCGTCCACGGCGGCCCGGACAAGGCGGTCTACGCCTACCCGGTCGAGCACTACGACGCCTGGCGGGCCGACCTGCCGGGCGTCGACCTCCCCTGGGGCGTCTTCGGCGAAAACCTCTCCTGCTCCGGCGGCTGGCTCGAAGACGGCGTCCGCATCGGCGATCGCTTCCGGATCGGCGACGCCGAATTCGAGGTCTCCCAGCCCCGGCTCCCCTGCGCGAAGCTCAACCTCCGCTTCGAGCGCACCGACATGGTCAAGCGGATGCTCGCCTCCGGCCGGTTCGGCTTCTACTTCCGAGTCCTCCGGGAGGGCACGGTCGGGGCGGGGGATGCCATGGATCGGATCGCCGAATCCCCCTCCGACCTGACGGTCGCCGAGGCCGCCCGCCTGATGGCGATCGACCGGCGGGACCCCCGACTCCTCCGCCGGGCGGTCGGGGTCGAGGCCCTGCCCCGGGACTGGATCCGGGAATTCCGGGACCGGCTGGCGACGCTCGACGAGGAGCCTGCGACCCCGTCCGATTGA
- a CDS encoding class I SAM-dependent methyltransferase: MSTIAPEDELATIPWFHRIDLGGGVTTPGIDDTATKLSQIRMPRDLGGKTVLDVGAWDGFFSFEAERRGASRVVALDGGVWNAPQIGRRGFDYARHALGSKVEDVTLEVLEMGPGNPGVFDVVFFLGVLYHLPHPLTGILHVASCTREMLILETHVDLLDIDRPAVAYYGRDECANDPTNWCGPNGLAVEEMLRTAGFGRVVAFPPILDVHYPVRGAQPGTFGRMVFHAWK; encoded by the coding sequence ATGAGCACGATCGCCCCGGAAGACGAACTGGCGACGATCCCCTGGTTCCACCGGATCGACCTGGGAGGCGGCGTCACCACGCCCGGGATCGACGACACCGCGACCAAGCTCTCCCAGATCCGCATGCCCAGGGATCTGGGCGGCAAGACCGTCCTCGACGTCGGCGCCTGGGACGGCTTCTTCTCCTTCGAGGCCGAGCGCCGCGGCGCCTCCCGCGTCGTCGCCCTCGACGGGGGCGTCTGGAACGCCCCCCAGATCGGCCGCCGCGGGTTCGACTACGCCCGCCATGCCCTGGGCTCGAAGGTCGAGGACGTCACGCTCGAGGTCCTGGAGATGGGCCCCGGCAACCCCGGCGTCTTCGACGTGGTCTTTTTCCTGGGGGTGCTCTACCACCTGCCCCACCCCCTGACGGGCATCCTCCACGTCGCCTCCTGCACCCGGGAGATGCTCATCCTGGAGACGCACGTCGACCTGCTCGACATCGACCGCCCCGCCGTCGCCTACTACGGCCGGGACGAGTGCGCCAACGACCCGACCAACTGGTGCGGCCCCAACGGGCTTGCCGTCGAGGAGATGCTCCGCACCGCCGGATTCGGCCGGGTCGTCGCCTTCCCCCCGATCCTGGACGTGCATTACCCGGTCCGGGGGGCACAACCGGGCACCTTCGGTCGGATGGTCTTCCACGCCTGGAAGTGA
- a CDS encoding NAD-dependent epimerase/dehydratase family protein, giving the protein MHIAVTGATGFLGRYVVSLLAERGHSLRCWYRMSSDRGGFEPFEKSIEWVPGSLRDKGSELPLLDGCDGVVHAALDRPGPGFIGAEGDLIPFAEANLMGSLRLFQAAQQAGIGRFVFVSTCAVYDSILDDRPLDEAHPTWPGSHYGAHKAALEAFVHSFGKGGMPICSLRPTGIYGLARPVERSKWFGLVRDLVEGREVSCRTGGKEVHAADVARAVGVLLDAPAEAVAGRSFNCYDLYVSEYDVASIAREAGAGGRILGEQTRPKHQIETGTLRALGMDFGGRAQLEDYVRALVSACR; this is encoded by the coding sequence ATGCACATCGCCGTCACGGGGGCGACCGGCTTCCTCGGCCGATACGTCGTCTCCCTCCTCGCCGAGCGGGGCCACTCGCTCCGCTGCTGGTACCGGATGAGCAGCGACCGGGGCGGATTCGAGCCCTTCGAGAAGTCGATCGAGTGGGTCCCCGGCTCGCTCCGGGACAAGGGGAGCGAGCTGCCGCTGCTGGACGGCTGCGACGGCGTCGTCCACGCGGCGCTCGACCGCCCGGGCCCCGGCTTCATCGGCGCCGAGGGGGACCTGATCCCCTTCGCCGAGGCGAACCTGATGGGCTCGCTCCGCCTCTTCCAGGCCGCACAGCAGGCGGGGATCGGCCGGTTCGTGTTCGTCTCGACCTGTGCGGTCTACGACTCGATCCTCGACGATCGCCCGCTCGACGAGGCGCACCCGACCTGGCCGGGGAGCCACTACGGGGCCCACAAGGCGGCCCTGGAGGCGTTCGTCCACAGTTTCGGCAAGGGCGGGATGCCGATCTGCTCCCTGAGGCCGACGGGCATCTACGGGCTGGCCCGGCCGGTCGAGCGGAGCAAGTGGTTCGGCCTCGTCCGCGACCTCGTGGAAGGCCGCGAGGTGTCGTGCCGGACGGGCGGCAAGGAGGTCCACGCCGCCGACGTGGCGCGGGCCGTCGGCGTGCTGCTGGACGCCCCGGCGGAGGCGGTCGCGGGGCGGTCGTTCAACTGCTACGACCTCTACGTCTCGGAATACGACGTCGCCTCGATCGCCCGGGAGGCGGGCGCCGGGGGGCGGATCCTCGGCGAGCAGACCCGCCCGAAGCACCAGATCGAGACGGGCACGCTGCGGGCGCTGGGCATGGACTTCGGCGGCCGGGCGCAGCTCGAAGACTACGTCCGGGCGCTCGTCTCGGCGTGTCGGTGA
- a CDS encoding DUF1501 domain-containing protein, with amino-acid sequence MPHDRPNPGDLPVTRRELLCRSGMGFGAMALGGLMAGSGLATRPATAAASAAPGGTSLAPKVPPMAPKAKRIIHLFMNGGPSQVDTFDPKPMLQKYAGQELPTENLRTERRTGSAFGSPFKFKKYGESGIEVSEIFSNVAEHIDDICVIRSMHADVPNHEPSLMLMNCGDARLPRPSVGSWVLYGLGTENQNLPGFVVLCPGGYPIAESSNWKSAFLPGIYQGTHIDSEHTELDRLIEYIRNDRLATPAQRAQLDLLQELNRQHLERRSRDAELEARIQSFELAFRMQSEAADAFDVGREPEHVRSRYGDDVHGRQLLIARRLLERGVRYVQVYHGNGQPWDNHDDIESGHRHLAGQCDRPIAALLADLKRTGMLEDTLVIWGGEFGRTPTVELPTPGANQGKMNGRDHNHYGFTMWMAGGGVKGGHVHGATDEFGFKAVEKPVHVHDLHATVLHLLGFDHEQFTYRYAGRDFRLTDVHGNVVHDIIA; translated from the coding sequence ATGCCCCACGACCGACCGAACCCGGGTGACCTGCCCGTGACCCGCCGGGAGCTGCTCTGCCGATCCGGGATGGGCTTCGGCGCGATGGCCCTCGGCGGCCTGATGGCCGGCTCCGGCCTGGCCACCCGGCCCGCGACGGCCGCCGCCTCGGCGGCGCCGGGGGGGACATCGCTCGCGCCGAAGGTGCCGCCGATGGCCCCGAAGGCGAAGCGGATCATCCACCTCTTCATGAACGGGGGGCCGTCGCAGGTCGACACGTTCGACCCCAAGCCGATGCTCCAGAAGTACGCCGGCCAGGAGCTGCCGACGGAGAACCTCCGCACCGAGCGTCGCACCGGCTCGGCGTTCGGCTCGCCGTTCAAGTTCAAGAAGTACGGCGAGAGCGGGATCGAGGTCAGCGAGATCTTCTCCAACGTCGCCGAGCACATCGACGACATCTGCGTCATCCGCTCGATGCACGCCGACGTGCCCAATCATGAGCCCTCGCTGATGCTCATGAACTGCGGGGACGCCCGGCTGCCGAGGCCGAGCGTCGGCTCGTGGGTGCTCTACGGCCTCGGGACCGAGAACCAGAACCTGCCCGGGTTCGTGGTGCTCTGCCCCGGCGGTTATCCGATCGCGGAGTCGTCGAACTGGAAGTCGGCGTTCCTGCCCGGGATCTACCAGGGCACGCACATCGACTCGGAGCATACCGAGCTGGACCGGCTCATCGAGTACATCCGCAACGACCGCCTCGCCACCCCCGCCCAGCGGGCTCAGCTCGACCTGCTCCAGGAGCTCAACCGCCAGCACCTGGAACGCCGGAGCCGGGACGCCGAGCTGGAGGCCCGGATCCAGTCGTTCGAGCTGGCCTTCCGGATGCAATCCGAGGCGGCCGACGCCTTCGACGTGGGCCGGGAGCCGGAGCACGTCCGGTCACGCTACGGCGACGACGTGCACGGCCGTCAGCTCCTCATCGCCCGGAGGCTTCTGGAGCGCGGGGTCCGCTACGTCCAGGTCTACCACGGCAACGGCCAGCCCTGGGACAACCACGACGACATCGAGTCGGGCCACCGCCACCTCGCCGGCCAGTGCGACCGGCCCATCGCCGCCCTGCTGGCGGACCTGAAGCGGACGGGGATGCTCGAGGACACGCTCGTCATCTGGGGGGGGGAATTCGGTCGCACCCCCACCGTCGAGCTGCCCACGCCCGGCGCCAACCAGGGCAAGATGAACGGCCGGGACCACAACCACTACGGCTTCACCATGTGGATGGCCGGCGGCGGCGTGAAGGGCGGTCACGTGCACGGCGCGACCGACGAATTCGGCTTCAAGGCCGTGGAGAAGCCGGTGCACGTCCACGACCTGCACGCGACGGTCCTCCACCTGCTCGGCTTCGACCACGAGCAGTTCACCTACCGTTACGCCGGCCGGGACTTCCGCCTGACCGACGTCCACGGGAACGTCGTCCACGACATCATCGCCTGA